GCAGAGGCGTCCATCGCGCCACCATGTGCCGGGGCATGGCCAAGCGTGGTCTGGAGATCGTCGGCCTGGCCTATCTGTTTCGCCTGCAGGAGTTCACCCTGGGCGGGTTCGGGGCGCCCGTCTCCGATCTGTTTCGCATCGACATCCTGAACTGCATCGGCGCCTGCATGATGGTGGTGCCGTTCCTGGCGGCGCCGCGCGCCGGGCGCCCGCAGTACGTGGCGGCGCTGGCCTTCGCTGTGCTGTTCGTGGTGCTGGGGCCGCTGATCGGGCCGGCGCATTTTCCCCGCTGGCTGCCGCGCCCCCTGACGTCGTATCTGGGCGGCGAGCGCCCGATGGCCTGGTTTCCGATTTTTCCCTGGGCGGCCTGGCCGCTGGTGGGCGTGGCGGTTGGACACTGGTGGGTTCGACAAAGCCGCGACCCGCGCCGGCAAGCGATCGCGTTCGTGTTGACCGGCCTCGCTGGCGCGGCGCTGACCTTGGCGGTGATCGTCGTCCGGCGCATCGACCCGTACATCATTCGCTATCCGTCCGAGCTGGTGCAGCAGATGGGGCCGGGAAGTTTTTTCTATCGGCTGGGTTTGCTGGGACCGCTGACGCTGCTGGCGTACGGCGTGACGCGGGCGCTGGGGCCGCGGTTTTCACTGATGCGGCAATTCGGGCGCACGTCGCTGCTGGTGTACTGGATTCACGTCGACCTTTGTTATGGGTCGGTTTCGAAGCCGCTGCACCACCGCCTGGGGATGGGAGGGGCGACGGTGGGGTTCTTGGGGATGGTGGCATTGATGCTGGTGATCTCGGTGCTGAAGACCAAGTACTGGAAGGGATGGCGCCGGCATGAACGGTCACGACATCCGGCCATCGCTGGTTGAGCTTTACGCCCGGGTGGCGGCGCGCCTGGACGGCGAGACGCTGGTCCGCGACGCGCTCGGCGCCGAGGGCACTGGCACCGACGGTGTCACCCACGTGCTGGCGCTGGGAAAAGTGGCGCTGCCGATGTGGCGCGGGCTGGGCGACGGCGGGCCGGCCAGCGGCGGCGCACGCAAGGCGCTGGCCGTGCTGCCCGCGCCGCTGGCGCCGCTCGCAGCGATCCCGGGTTTGCGC
This portion of the Polyangia bacterium genome encodes:
- a CDS encoding heparan-alpha-glucosaminide N-acetyltransferase domain-containing protein is translated as MTPAAPPSSAARPPSGRLDAIDWLRGLAVVLMIQTHLYDSWVAPAARASDSFLWTRFFGGFPARLFLLLVGVSMAIRFESQLGRGVHRATMCRGMAKRGLEIVGLAYLFRLQEFTLGGFGAPVSDLFRIDILNCIGACMMVVPFLAAPRAGRPQYVAALAFAVLFVVLGPLIGPAHFPRWLPRPLTSYLGGERPMAWFPIFPWAAWPLVGVAVGHWWVRQSRDPRRQAIAFVLTGLAGAALTLAVIVVRRIDPYIIRYPSELVQQMGPGSFFYRLGLLGPLTLLAYGVTRALGPRFSLMRQFGRTSLLVYWIHVDLCYGSVSKPLHHRLGMGGATVGFLGMVALMLVISVLKTKYWKGWRRHERSRHPAIAG